A window of the Burkholderia sp. 9120 genome harbors these coding sequences:
- a CDS encoding enterotoxin A family protein: MRISASVGALCVLLFCAIGNVVAQPAQIPDLVYRADTRTPNEVRRAGGFVARGVDTSRPGTIANMSLFNHATGHAGPDNDYSGYVATSSDFIRAYRWLWDHGGGFRTGYVYTIRPTANFIDVNASLGRFLDPVLRAENEWAAMGRIHWYQVVGWRSAAEAPSTPMTPNPQYNPNHIAFTLPPPGSQPQLAHFPVGHAAWNEIPWTEYTSCGRLSTPAAREAARSAADQCIPFENGAMDHDYYTGYLAALSSTACGGPCLEGERSANQEADFYATVNIIVDGAGHGYCNGSWEEMPESIADIYKESLCTRMDVGDKFRTRGGYLLKSADSSCMIIYNRDTELTNGEICTTSKHPIHMTNSPVPGCPTGYQLVTAEDIEKDSSICSTHLELHSFARLAGKNVVSGSENVPCVITKSTNQTETSLCKKISRVTSEVVVSSESPQGSACWGNYSPVNVRQAMAHQSELCSMLSHSAGGVREIGLADGWFSTVTCNVWHGTLQRKPALTFCNNGIGQGNKFLSTTKVAKGGETCPAGFELMPEWELLADPRICWEALPPGSTARLANAASVTVPGPNETNQRCTTKESDPSTLTMAVCKAVRPVH, from the coding sequence ATGAGGATATCGGCGAGCGTTGGCGCTTTATGCGTGCTGCTATTTTGTGCAATCGGAAATGTCGTTGCGCAGCCAGCGCAAATACCGGATCTGGTTTATCGGGCTGACACGCGCACGCCAAACGAAGTAAGACGCGCAGGCGGATTCGTTGCGAGGGGCGTCGACACATCGCGTCCCGGAACGATTGCCAACATGAGTCTCTTCAATCACGCAACCGGACATGCCGGGCCGGACAATGACTATTCAGGTTACGTTGCCACGAGCAGTGATTTTATTCGGGCTTACCGCTGGTTGTGGGACCACGGGGGAGGTTTTCGGACCGGTTATGTCTACACGATCCGGCCGACGGCCAATTTCATCGACGTCAACGCCAGTCTTGGAAGGTTTCTAGACCCTGTGCTGCGTGCGGAGAATGAATGGGCCGCAATGGGACGAATCCATTGGTATCAGGTTGTCGGTTGGCGGTCCGCGGCCGAAGCTCCTTCCACGCCGATGACACCCAATCCTCAATACAATCCCAATCATATTGCTTTCACGTTACCGCCCCCAGGATCGCAACCGCAGCTTGCCCATTTCCCCGTGGGGCATGCAGCGTGGAATGAAATACCGTGGACGGAATACACCAGTTGCGGAAGGCTATCCACACCCGCTGCGCGGGAAGCTGCAAGATCCGCGGCGGATCAATGTATCCCGTTCGAAAATGGAGCAATGGACCACGATTACTACACGGGATATCTGGCGGCTTTAAGTTCGACCGCCTGTGGCGGCCCATGCCTGGAAGGGGAGCGCAGCGCAAATCAGGAAGCGGATTTTTACGCGACGGTGAATATTATTGTGGATGGTGCGGGGCACGGATACTGTAACGGAAGTTGGGAGGAGATGCCGGAGAGCATCGCGGACATCTATAAAGAATCGCTATGCACGCGCATGGACGTGGGCGACAAATTTCGCACCCGTGGAGGCTACTTGCTAAAAAGTGCCGATTCAAGCTGCATGATTATATATAACCGGGATACGGAGTTAACCAACGGCGAAATATGCACAACCTCGAAGCATCCGATACACATGACAAATAGCCCGGTTCCCGGATGTCCCACCGGCTATCAACTCGTGACGGCAGAAGACATTGAGAAAGATTCGAGTATCTGTTCGACGCATCTCGAGTTGCATTCCTTTGCCAGACTTGCCGGAAAAAACGTAGTGTCGGGAAGCGAGAACGTACCCTGTGTAATAACAAAAAGCACTAACCAAACCGAAACGTCTTTATGCAAGAAAATCTCTCGCGTAACGTCTGAAGTGGTGGTTTCCTCTGAATCGCCACAAGGCTCGGCGTGCTGGGGAAATTATTCGCCGGTCAACGTGAGGCAGGCAATGGCGCATCAATCGGAGTTGTGCTCCATGCTGTCTCATTCGGCGGGCGGCGTTAGAGAAATCGGCCTGGCTGACGGCTGGTTCAGCACGGTGACCTGCAATGTTTGGCACGGAACGCTTCAGCGAAAACCGGCGCTCACGTTTTGCAATAACGGTATCGGTCAAGGGAACAAGTTTCTTTCAACCACTAAAGTGGCGAAAGGTGGAGAAACCTGTCCCGCCGGGTTCGAATTAATGCCGGAATGGGAACTGCTGGCAGATCCCCGCATCTGCTGGGAAGCTTTGCCGCCCGGATCGACGGCACGTCTGGCTAACGCCGCCTCCGTGACGGTGCCGGGTCCTAACGAAACTAATCAGAGGTGCACGACAAAAGAGTCCGACCCGTCAACGTTGACAATGGCCGTCTGCAAAGCGGTTCGGCCTGTTCACTAG
- the leuB gene encoding 3-isopropylmalate dehydrogenase: protein MKIAVLPGDGIGPEIVKEAVKVLNVLGEKFELEEAPVGGAGYEAKGHPLPDSTLALAKEADAILFGAVGDWKYDSLERALRPEQAILGLRKHLQLFANFRPAICYPQLTGASSLKEEIVSGLDILIVRELNGDIYFGAPRGVRSSPDGLFEGAKEGFDTMRYSEPEVRRIAHVAFQAAQKRQKKLTSVDKANVLETSQFWRDVMIDVSKEYADVELSHMYVDNAAMQLVKAPKAFDVVVTGNMFGDILSDEAAMLTGSIGMLPSASLDKSNKGLYEPSHGSAPDIAGKGVANPLATILSAAMMLRYSLNKAEQADRIETAVKKVLEQGYRTGDILTPGCKQVGTVEMGDAVVAAL from the coding sequence ATGAAGATCGCAGTCTTGCCGGGCGACGGCATCGGTCCCGAAATCGTCAAGGAGGCCGTCAAGGTCCTGAACGTACTCGGCGAAAAGTTCGAACTCGAAGAAGCGCCGGTTGGCGGCGCGGGCTACGAAGCGAAGGGCCACCCGCTGCCCGATTCGACGCTGGCGCTGGCGAAGGAAGCCGACGCGATCCTGTTCGGCGCCGTCGGCGACTGGAAGTACGACAGTCTCGAACGCGCGCTGCGTCCGGAGCAGGCCATTCTGGGTCTGCGCAAGCACCTGCAACTGTTCGCGAACTTCCGTCCGGCGATCTGCTATCCGCAACTCACCGGCGCTTCGTCGTTGAAGGAAGAGATCGTGTCGGGGCTCGACATCCTGATCGTGCGCGAGCTGAACGGCGACATCTACTTCGGCGCGCCGCGCGGCGTGCGTTCGTCGCCGGATGGTTTGTTCGAAGGCGCGAAGGAAGGCTTCGACACCATGCGTTATTCGGAACCCGAAGTGCGCCGTATTGCGCACGTCGCGTTTCAGGCCGCGCAAAAGCGCCAGAAAAAGCTGACGAGCGTGGACAAGGCGAACGTGCTGGAAACGTCGCAATTCTGGCGTGACGTGATGATCGACGTCTCGAAGGAATACGCGGACGTCGAGCTGTCGCACATGTACGTCGACAACGCGGCCATGCAACTCGTGAAGGCGCCGAAAGCGTTCGACGTGGTTGTCACCGGCAACATGTTCGGCGACATTCTGTCCGACGAAGCGGCCATGCTCACGGGCTCGATCGGCATGCTGCCGTCGGCTTCGCTCGACAAGAGCAACAAGGGCTTGTACGAGCCGTCGCACGGTTCCGCGCCGGACATCGCCGGCAAGGGCGTGGCCAATCCGCTGGCGACCATTCTGTCGGCCGCCATGATGCTGCGCTATTCGCTGAACAAGGCGGAGCAGGCGGATCGCATTGAAACCGCGGTGAAGAAGGTGCTTGAGCAGGGCTATCGCACGGGCGATATTCTGACGCCGGGTTGCAAGCAGGTCGGCACGGTTGAGATGGGCGACGCAGTGGTCGCGGCGCTGTAA
- the leuC gene encoding 3-isopropylmalate dehydratase large subunit, protein MAQTLYDKLWNTHVIHTEEDGTTILYIDRHLLHEVTSPQAFEGLKLAERPVWRISANLAVSDHNVPTTDRSHGIADPVSKLQVDTLDTNCDAYGITQFKMNDLRQGIVHIIGPEQGATLPGMTIVCGDSHTSTHGAFGALAHGIGTSEVEHVLATQTLLQKKSKNMLVKVEGPLPRGCTAKDIVLAIIGKIGTAGGTGYAIEFGGSTIRALSMEGRMTVCNMAIEAGARAGMVAVDNTTVEYLKGRPFSPEGVEWDHAVEYWKQFKTDDGAQFDRVVELNAAEIVPQVTWGTSPEMVTAVDGRVPDPEREKDPVKRDAMERALKYMALEPNAPIESIKPDKIFIGSCTNARIEDIRAAAYVVKKLGRRVAPNIRLAMVVPGSGLVKAQAEREGLDKVFTDAGFEWREPGCSMCLAMNADRLDPGERCASTSNRNFEGRQGAGGRTHLVSPAMAAAAAIEGHFVDIRKLG, encoded by the coding sequence ATGGCACAGACTCTCTACGACAAATTGTGGAACACGCACGTGATCCACACGGAAGAAGACGGTACGACGATTCTTTATATCGACCGTCATCTGCTGCACGAAGTGACCAGCCCGCAGGCATTCGAAGGCCTGAAGCTGGCTGAGCGTCCGGTGTGGCGCATCAGCGCGAATCTGGCGGTCTCCGACCACAACGTGCCCACCACCGACCGCAGCCACGGCATCGCCGATCCGGTTTCGAAGCTGCAAGTCGACACGCTGGATACGAACTGCGACGCCTACGGCATCACGCAGTTCAAGATGAACGACCTGCGTCAAGGCATCGTGCACATCATCGGGCCGGAGCAGGGTGCCACGCTGCCGGGCATGACGATCGTCTGCGGCGACTCGCACACGTCCACGCACGGTGCGTTCGGCGCGCTCGCGCACGGCATCGGCACGTCCGAAGTCGAGCACGTGCTGGCCACGCAAACGCTCTTGCAGAAGAAGAGCAAGAACATGCTGGTGAAGGTCGAAGGTCCGCTGCCGCGCGGCTGCACCGCGAAAGACATCGTGCTCGCGATCATCGGCAAGATCGGCACCGCGGGCGGCACCGGTTACGCGATCGAATTCGGCGGTTCGACGATTCGCGCGCTGTCCATGGAAGGCCGCATGACGGTCTGCAACATGGCGATCGAAGCCGGCGCGCGCGCCGGCATGGTCGCGGTAGATAACACCACGGTCGAGTACCTGAAAGGCCGTCCGTTCTCGCCGGAAGGCGTGGAATGGGATCACGCGGTCGAATACTGGAAGCAGTTCAAGACGGACGACGGCGCGCAATTCGACCGCGTGGTCGAGCTGAATGCTGCCGAGATCGTGCCGCAGGTCACCTGGGGCACGTCGCCGGAAATGGTCACGGCCGTGGACGGCCGCGTGCCGGACCCGGAACGTGAAAAAGACCCGGTCAAGCGCGACGCGATGGAACGTGCGTTGAAATACATGGCGCTCGAACCGAACGCGCCGATCGAGTCGATCAAGCCGGATAAAATCTTCATCGGGTCGTGCACCAACGCGCGCATTGAAGACATTCGCGCCGCGGCTTACGTCGTCAAGAAACTCGGCCGCCGCGTCGCACCGAACATCCGCCTTGCCATGGTCGTGCCGGGTTCGGGTCTGGTGAAGGCGCAAGCGGAACGCGAAGGCCTCGACAAGGTCTTTACCGATGCCGGTTTCGAATGGCGTGAACCCGGTTGCTCGATGTGCCTCGCCATGAACGCCGACCGGCTGGATCCGGGCGAGCGTTGCGCGTCCACGTCGAATCGTAATTTTGAAGGTCGTCAGGGTGCCGGTGGCCGTACCCACCTGGTCAGCCCCGCGATGGCTGCGGCTGCGGCCATCGAAGGGCATTTCGTCGATATTCGCAAGCTTGGATAA
- the gltA gene encoding citrate synthase, with amino-acid sequence MTPSDVKATLSFSDNSPSVEMPIYKGTLGPDVIDIRKLYGQTGKFTYDPGFMSTAACNSAITYIDGDKGELLYRGYPIDNLAQNADFLETCYLLLKGELPNEQQKEEFVNTVTKHTMVHEQMHFFFRGFRRDAHPMAILVAAVGALSAFYHDSLDINNPRHREVSAIRMIAKLPTLVAMAYKYSIGQPFAYPKNDLSYSANFMHMMFSNPCEEYQVNDVLVRALDRILILHADHEQNASTSTVRLAGSSGANPFACIAAGIACLWGPAHGGANEAALNMLEEIGSVDNIPEFIKQVKDKNSGVKLMGFGHRVYKNYDPRAKLMRETCHEVLEELGLHDDPLFKLAMALEKIALEDEYFVSRKLYPNVDFYSGIVQRALGIPTSMFTCIFAMARTVGWIAQWNEMIADPEQKIGRPRQLFVGDTEREAKPITQR; translated from the coding sequence ATGACCCCGTCAGATGTTAAAGCCACGCTATCGTTCAGCGACAATTCGCCGAGCGTTGAAATGCCGATTTACAAGGGCACTCTCGGCCCGGACGTGATCGACATCCGCAAGCTGTACGGCCAGACCGGCAAGTTCACGTACGACCCGGGCTTCATGTCGACGGCGGCTTGCAATTCGGCGATCACCTACATCGACGGCGACAAGGGCGAGCTCCTGTATCGCGGCTACCCGATCGACAACCTCGCGCAAAACGCGGACTTCCTCGAAACCTGCTATCTGCTGCTGAAAGGCGAACTGCCGAACGAACAGCAGAAAGAAGAGTTCGTGAACACCGTCACGAAGCACACGATGGTGCACGAGCAAATGCACTTCTTCTTCCGTGGCTTCCGTCGCGACGCACACCCGATGGCGATTCTGGTCGCGGCTGTCGGCGCGCTGTCGGCGTTCTATCACGACTCGCTCGACATCAACAATCCGCGTCACCGTGAAGTGTCGGCCATTCGCATGATCGCGAAGCTGCCGACGCTGGTCGCGATGGCGTACAAGTACAGCATCGGCCAGCCGTTTGCGTACCCGAAGAACGACCTGTCGTACAGCGCGAACTTCATGCACATGATGTTCTCGAACCCGTGCGAAGAGTACCAGGTCAACGACGTGCTGGTGCGCGCGCTCGACCGTATCCTGATTCTGCACGCGGATCACGAACAGAATGCGTCGACCTCGACCGTGCGTCTCGCCGGTTCGTCGGGCGCGAACCCGTTCGCGTGTATCGCGGCGGGTATCGCCTGTCTGTGGGGCCCGGCGCACGGTGGTGCGAACGAAGCCGCACTGAACATGCTGGAAGAAATCGGCTCGGTCGACAACATTCCTGAGTTCATCAAGCAGGTGAAGGACAAGAACTCGGGCGTGAAGCTGATGGGCTTCGGTCACCGCGTGTACAAGAATTACGATCCGCGTGCGAAGCTGATGCGCGAAACCTGCCACGAAGTGCTGGAAGAGCTGGGCCTGCACGACGACCCGCTGTTCAAGCTGGCCATGGCGCTGGAAAAGATCGCACTGGAAGACGAATACTTCGTGTCGCGCAAGCTGTACCCGAACGTCGACTTCTACTCGGGCATCGTGCAACGCGCGCTGGGCATCCCGACGTCCATGTTCACGTGTATCTTCGCGATGGCACGTACGGTGGGCTGGATTGCGCAGTGGAACGAAATGATCGCCGATCCGGAACAGAAGATTGGCCGTCCGCGTCAACTGTTTGTTGGCGATACGGAACGCGAAGCCAAGCCGATCACGCAACGTTGA
- the asd gene encoding aspartate-semialdehyde dehydrogenase translates to MNVGLVGWRGMVGSVLMQRMQQEGDFDLIEPVFFSTSNAGGNAPSFAKNETKLKDATSIEDLKKCEAIISCQGGDYTNEVFPKLRAAGWNGYWIDAASSLRMKDDAVIILDPVNLDVIKNALVKGQKNFIGGNCTVSLMLMALGGLFRENLVDWITAMTYQAASGAGAQNMRELLQQMGTLYGAAKEDLADPSSAILDIDRRVLSAMNSDRMPTDNFGVPLAGSLIPWIDKDLGNGMSKEEWKGGAETNKILGKPAMGTPGSIPVDGLCVRIGAMRCHSQALTIKLNKDVPLDEVNSILASGNDWVKVVPNEREASMRDLSPAVVTGTLTVPVGRVRKLAMGGEYLSAFTVGDQLLWGAAEPLRRMLRIVLDK, encoded by the coding sequence ATGAACGTAGGTCTCGTAGGTTGGCGCGGTATGGTCGGCAGCGTCCTGATGCAACGTATGCAACAGGAAGGCGATTTCGACTTGATCGAACCGGTGTTTTTCAGCACCAGCAACGCGGGCGGCAACGCGCCGTCGTTCGCCAAAAACGAGACCAAGCTCAAAGATGCGACAAGCATCGAAGACCTGAAGAAGTGCGAAGCGATCATCTCGTGCCAGGGCGGCGACTACACGAACGAAGTGTTCCCGAAGCTGCGTGCGGCGGGTTGGAACGGCTACTGGATCGACGCGGCTTCGTCGCTGCGCATGAAGGACGACGCGGTCATCATTCTCGATCCGGTCAATCTCGACGTGATCAAGAACGCGCTGGTTAAAGGCCAGAAGAATTTCATCGGCGGCAACTGCACGGTCAGCCTGATGCTGATGGCGCTGGGCGGCCTGTTCCGCGAAAACCTCGTCGACTGGATCACGGCCATGACGTATCAGGCCGCTTCGGGCGCGGGCGCGCAAAACATGCGCGAACTGCTGCAGCAAATGGGCACGCTGTACGGCGCCGCGAAGGAAGATCTGGCGGATCCGTCGTCGGCGATTCTGGACATCGACCGTCGCGTGTTGTCGGCCATGAACAGCGACCGCATGCCGACCGACAACTTCGGCGTGCCGCTCGCCGGCTCGCTGATTCCGTGGATCGACAAGGATCTCGGCAACGGTATGTCGAAAGAAGAATGGAAGGGCGGCGCCGAAACCAACAAGATTCTCGGCAAGCCGGCCATGGGCACGCCGGGTTCGATCCCGGTAGACGGCCTGTGCGTGCGGATCGGTGCAATGCGCTGCCATTCGCAGGCGTTGACCATCAAGCTGAACAAAGACGTGCCGCTGGACGAAGTGAACAGCATCCTCGCGTCGGGCAACGACTGGGTCAAGGTCGTGCCGAACGAGCGCGAGGCATCCATGCGCGATCTGTCCCCGGCGGTGGTCACGGGTACGCTGACGGTTCCGGTCGGCCGAGTGCGCAAGCTTGCGATGGGCGGCGAATATCTGTCGGCTTTCACGGTCGGCGATCAGTTGCTGTGGGGCGCGGCGGAACCGCTGCGTCGCATGCTTCGCATTGTGCTCGACAAGTAA
- a CDS encoding DUF1479 domain-containing protein, with amino-acid sequence MPLVIDNLPEAIRATKRALRAALPNYKQVFNEVEGAIRQQVDAIRRDCEQGREAIPVFDYASIVSGDVDPRTIASIKTRGACVVRRVFDPQQAGDWNDEIADYVERNNLDGKLAHRAEDKYFGNLSSSKPQIYGVYWSKPQTAARQSEQLTHTRVFLNRLWTSESEGKTHFDPERVPVYADRIRRRPPGSESLGLSPHVDGGSVERWLDPNFQKVYRHVLSGNWRAYDPFDAAFRPDVQEIASPAVCSMFRTFQGWTALTPQGPGDGTLQLIPIASAMAYVVLRALQDDVPDDELCGAQPARALSIQPAWHSLLLEAVTPIPHMQPGDAVFWHSDVVHSVEDTHRGSGYSNVMYIASAPWCAKNDAYLKRQLPSFLRGDSPPDFPADHFETDFTGRAQESDLTPLGRAQLGFDLER; translated from the coding sequence ATGCCGCTCGTTATCGACAATCTTCCCGAGGCGATTCGCGCCACGAAACGCGCTTTGCGCGCCGCGTTGCCCAACTACAAGCAGGTGTTCAACGAAGTGGAAGGTGCGATCCGTCAGCAGGTCGACGCCATTCGACGCGACTGCGAGCAGGGGCGCGAAGCGATTCCGGTGTTCGACTATGCGTCGATCGTTTCCGGCGACGTCGATCCGCGCACGATCGCCAGTATCAAGACCCGCGGCGCCTGCGTGGTGCGGCGCGTGTTCGACCCGCAGCAAGCGGGCGACTGGAACGACGAAATCGCCGATTACGTTGAGCGCAACAACCTCGACGGCAAACTCGCGCATCGCGCCGAAGACAAATACTTCGGCAACCTGTCCTCCAGCAAGCCGCAGATTTACGGCGTGTACTGGTCGAAGCCGCAAACGGCCGCGCGGCAGTCCGAACAACTGACTCACACGCGGGTGTTTCTGAACCGCCTGTGGACCTCGGAAAGCGAGGGCAAGACCCACTTCGACCCTGAGCGAGTGCCGGTCTACGCGGACCGGATTCGCCGTCGCCCGCCGGGATCGGAATCGCTGGGTTTGTCGCCGCACGTCGACGGCGGGTCGGTCGAGCGCTGGCTCGATCCGAATTTTCAAAAGGTCTACCGGCACGTGCTGTCGGGCAACTGGCGCGCCTACGATCCGTTCGACGCCGCGTTTCGCCCCGATGTGCAGGAGATTGCTTCGCCGGCGGTGTGTTCGATGTTCCGCACGTTTCAAGGCTGGACCGCGCTCACGCCGCAAGGCCCCGGCGACGGCACGCTGCAACTGATCCCGATCGCCAGCGCGATGGCCTACGTGGTCCTGCGCGCGTTGCAGGACGACGTGCCCGACGACGAACTGTGCGGCGCGCAACCGGCCCGCGCGCTGTCGATCCAGCCGGCGTGGCACAGCCTGCTGCTCGAGGCGGTCACGCCGATCCCTCACATGCAACCCGGCGACGCCGTGTTCTGGCACAGCGACGTCGTGCATTCCGTTGAAGACACGCATCGGGGCAGCGGCTACAGCAACGTGATGTACATCGCGTCCGCGCCGTGGTGCGCAAAAAACGACGCGTATCTTAAGCGGCAACTGCCGAGCTTCCTGCGCGGCGACAGCCCGCCGGACTTCCCCGCCGATCACTTCGAAACCGACTTCACGGGACGCGCGCAGGAGAGCGATCTGACGCCGCTGGGACGCGCGCAACTCGGATTCGACCTCGAACGCTGA
- the leuD gene encoding 3-isopropylmalate dehydratase small subunit, whose protein sequence is MDKFIVHTGVVAPLDRENVDTDAIIPKQFLKSIKRTGFGPNAFDEWRYLDHGEPGQDNSKRPLNPDFVLNQARYQGASVLLARKNFGCGSSREHAPWALQQYGFRAIIAPSFADIFYNNCFKNGVLPIVLTEQEVDHLFNETYAFNGFELTVDLEAQVVRTSDGGAAYPFEVAGFRKYCLLNGFDDIGLTLRHADKIRQFEAERLTKQPWLNHRIVG, encoded by the coding sequence ATGGATAAATTCATCGTACACACCGGCGTCGTGGCGCCGCTCGATCGCGAGAACGTCGACACGGACGCGATCATTCCGAAGCAATTCCTGAAGTCGATCAAGCGCACGGGTTTCGGCCCGAACGCGTTCGACGAATGGCGTTACCTCGATCACGGCGAACCGGGCCAGGACAATTCGAAGCGTCCGTTGAATCCGGATTTCGTGCTGAACCAGGCGCGTTATCAAGGCGCGTCGGTGCTGTTGGCGCGCAAAAACTTCGGCTGCGGCAGCTCGCGTGAGCATGCGCCGTGGGCGCTGCAGCAATACGGCTTCCGCGCGATCATCGCGCCGAGCTTCGCCGATATTTTCTATAACAACTGCTTCAAGAACGGCGTGCTGCCGATCGTGCTGACGGAGCAGGAAGTCGATCATCTGTTCAACGAGACCTACGCGTTTAACGGGTTCGAGCTGACCGTCGACCTGGAGGCGCAAGTTGTGCGCACGTCGGACGGCGGCGCCGCGTATCCGTTCGAAGTCGCCGGTTTCCGCAAGTACTGCCTGCTGAACGGTTTCGACGATATCGGCCTCACGCTGCGTCACGCGGACAAGATTCGCCAGTTCGAAGCGGAACGCCTGACCAAGCAGCCGTGGCTGAATCACCGCATCGTCGGCTAA
- a CDS encoding succinate dehydrogenase assembly factor 2, with the protein MNPETPHQSDPLRRARLRWRARRGLLENDLIFERFFGRYEHDLSDADVGALTRLLELSDNDLMDLLLARKEPEGDLADPDVIRVLELLRNA; encoded by the coding sequence ATGAACCCAGAAACACCGCATCAGTCCGACCCTCTTCGCCGCGCGCGCCTTCGCTGGCGCGCGCGGCGCGGCCTGCTGGAAAACGATCTGATCTTTGAACGTTTTTTCGGCCGATATGAGCATGACCTCAGTGATGCCGACGTGGGCGCCCTTACGCGCCTGCTCGAGCTGAGCGATAACGACCTGATGGACTTGCTGCTGGCTCGCAAGGAACCGGAAGGCGACCTCGCGGACCCGGATGTGATCCGGGTGCTGGAGCTGCTGCGCAACGCTTGA
- a CDS encoding AraC family transcriptional regulator: MKPQYERVTIPDGCSVRVYHRQLAQIPFEWHHHPEYELTLTMNSRGRRFIGDHSAEYDGDDLVLVPPDMPHTWASVEPIDPREPQVAIVIWFSGDWVRRIADCCPEFAALRTLLRRGAPGLRFASEAAALMRGRMDALLDDQSPRVRLGAVLEVLADLSDAEAEPLASPVIHRQAAQPSSVRGARSNQGQWPMDGAQTTQPPPLASSGQRSSLTPAVAPGGSASEAERLNRVLDLLDRRFHEPLRIAELCSVANLSERSLHRYFVRHVGESVGRYLNRLRIGYAARQLTATAWPISLIATKAGFPSLAHFNRQFLASRGTTPSAYRQFFEAHGHAPIDATSAELDTRPTSLERSGRRSQRMPRQ; the protein is encoded by the coding sequence GTGAAACCTCAATACGAACGCGTCACCATTCCCGACGGCTGTTCTGTGCGCGTTTATCATCGCCAACTCGCGCAGATTCCGTTCGAATGGCATCACCACCCGGAATACGAACTGACGCTGACCATGAATAGCCGTGGCCGCCGCTTTATCGGCGATCACAGCGCCGAATATGACGGCGACGATCTCGTGCTGGTGCCGCCGGATATGCCACACACGTGGGCCTCCGTCGAACCGATCGACCCGCGCGAGCCGCAGGTGGCGATCGTGATCTGGTTCAGTGGCGATTGGGTGCGGCGTATCGCCGATTGCTGCCCGGAGTTCGCGGCATTGCGCACGCTGCTCAGGCGTGGCGCGCCAGGGCTGCGATTCGCGAGCGAAGCCGCCGCCCTGATGCGCGGCCGCATGGATGCGTTGTTGGACGATCAGTCGCCGCGTGTGCGGCTCGGCGCGGTGCTGGAGGTGCTGGCTGACCTCTCGGATGCGGAGGCCGAGCCGCTGGCGTCACCCGTGATACATCGACAGGCGGCGCAGCCTTCGAGCGTTCGCGGTGCGCGGTCGAATCAGGGGCAATGGCCGATGGACGGGGCGCAAACAACGCAACCACCTCCGCTCGCGTCAAGCGGGCAACGTTCCAGCCTCACGCCCGCTGTCGCGCCCGGCGGCAGTGCATCAGAAGCGGAGCGCCTGAATCGGGTGCTCGATCTGTTGGACCGGCGGTTTCACGAACCGCTGCGGATCGCCGAACTGTGTTCCGTGGCAAACCTCTCGGAGCGCTCGTTGCATCGGTACTTCGTGCGGCATGTGGGCGAAAGCGTCGGACGATATCTGAACCGGCTGCGCATTGGTTACGCCGCGCGGCAATTAACCGCCACGGCGTGGCCGATCTCATTGATCGCAACGAAAGCGGGATTTCCAAGCCTCGCCCATTTCAACCGGCAATTTCTTGCGTCGCGCGGCACGACGCCCAGTGCTTATCGGCAATTCTTCGAAGCACACGGGCATGCGCCAATAGATGCCACCTCGGCTGAGCTGGACACGCGCCCCACTTCGCTGGAGCGATCAGGACGTCGATCGCAGCGCATGCCTCGTCAATGA
- a CDS encoding entericidin A/B family lipoprotein, whose amino-acid sequence MKNMNRTTLLRRFALGTLAGLLLGLAGCNTVHGFGEDMSHLGNSISNHADK is encoded by the coding sequence ATGAAGAACATGAATCGCACCACTCTATTGCGCCGTTTCGCGCTCGGTACTCTGGCTGGGCTATTGCTCGGTCTGGCCGGCTGCAACACGGTGCACGGATTCGGCGAGGACATGTCACACCTCGGCAATTCGATCAGCAATCACGCTGATAAATGA